The Palleronia sp. THAF1 genome contains the following window.
GACTGCACCTCCGCTCCCGCAATGCGCACCTGCGCGCCCCCGGCACGCGAAACCGATTGCACCGCAGCCCCCGTGCGGATCGTGACACCCGCATGGCGCAGGGCTGCTTCCAAACGCCAGACATACTCGACCGAGCCGCCCTTGACCGTCAGCCATTGGTGCTGGCCGGTGTGGTGCAAAAGGGCGTGGTTCTTGAAGAAGCGGATCAGCGCATCGGCGGGGAAATCAAGGATGCCCTGCGAGGGCGTCGACCATATCGCGCCGGATAGCGGCAGCAGGTATCGGTCGCGGAACCAATCGCCGGTGCCCAGCCGGTCGAGCAGATCGGATAGCGACATGCCCGGCTGCGCCGTCTCCAGCGCGCGGGCGTTGAACCGCAGGATATCTCGGATCATCCGCAAGAAGCGCGGATCGGCGGCGTTGCGTTTCTGCGCGAACAGAGCGCCCAGGCTGCGCAAGCCGTACTCGAACCGCCCGCCCCCGAAGGATGCACCGAAGCTCATATCGCTGTCTGTGATGGGCACGTTCAGGTCTTCGAACATCTGGACCAGATGCGGATAGTTCACGCGGTTGAACACGATGAAGCCGGTATCCACCGGCTGATCGCCGCGCTTGCCAGCCACCACCGTGCGCGCGTGGCCACCCAGCCTTGGGGCCGCTTCGAACAGCGTGACGCGAGCGGCGTCCTTCAGGCGCCAAGCGGCGGCCATTCCGGAAATGCCGCCACCGATGATGGCGATGCGAGGCTTGGTG
Protein-coding sequences here:
- a CDS encoding NAD(P)/FAD-dependent oxidoreductase translates to MPFDTSTKPRIAIIGGGISGMAAAWRLKDAARVTLFEAAPRLGGHARTVVAGKRGDQPVDTGFIVFNRVNYPHLVQMFEDLNVPITDSDMSFGASFGGGRFEYGLRSLGALFAQKRNAADPRFLRMIRDILRFNARALETAQPGMSLSDLLDRLGTGDWFRDRYLLPLSGAIWSTPSQGILDFPADALIRFFKNHALLHHTGQHQWLTVKGGSVEYVWRLEAALRHAGVTIRTGAAVQSVSRAGGAQVRIAGAEVQSFDQVIFATHSDDALALLADPSPEERAALGAVRYQFNSMVLHADARQMPKRRAVWSAWNYCAPDGPRPERIDLTYWMNTLQPIPKDDPLFVTLNATTPIDEALIYDQCEFRHPVYDAAAEQGRRAIRAMNGTRATWFCGAWMRDGFHEDGFASAVDVTDALLAQSARLAAE